ctctctttttctttctctctctttcttcctgggagCATAGTTCATCCTCCTCCACCTTTCCTCAGTCCTTTGCCCTGTTTCGAATAAATATCCTAGAAGTTCTCTCCGAGTGAGACAATTAGGGAACAGTTATTCCCAGGCCTTTCAACTCAGCTGAGTCAGGTACCATCCCAGTTACCTCTCCAGACAGGTTTCCACAATTATAACACCTATTTCTTCTTTACACAGGCAGAGTCCCCTTATGTTTTCTCTGATACTTAGATGGCTTAGACAGAGGAAAGCATCACATAATTAAATCACTATATCAGAGATAACCAAATCAATAGTCAGCTTAGCTGACCAGTGTGTTTTCAGTGAAAGATTTGCATAAGGGTACTTGTTTTATCAGTCTGTTTCATGCCTCCTATTACTGTCCGAAACACTGTAGGGGATACAATGGTCATTTCTTACAGAATCCTTCCAAACTTCTTAGGAAAATCAGGACTAatgaaatatatgaagcaaacagGAAAGAATTAAGTACTAAATTGTTGAAAACTGGGTTAATGTCAATAGCTGGAGGGATCAGGAAAGACTTTGTGTTGGGATTTCTTCTTGAGCTTGTCTTTGAGCAATGACTAGGACCGAGgcatgcagaaagaaaaaaaggagggcaGTCTATGTGGGACCAACAGCATAAGCAAAGGACTTGGCCAGTGAGCAGGTCATAGCTGACTCTCGGGAATTACCGAGAAATTTGGAGGGATCCTGGGAGGTTCCTAAAAGCCAAAAGAAGAATTTGTTAAATGCAACAGGCAATAGGAAGCTATTATAGGGCTTCTGAACATCAGAATGATGACATTAAAAAGATGTTTTTGAAGGTTAATATGTCAGCATTATGAAGGTAAAGATATAGGTAAACATTTGTGAGTGGCAGGAGAACAAGTAGATGCAAGTTAGGTGGGCCTTGTTAAAAAGCACacggggagggcttccctggtggcgcagtggttgagagtccgcctgccgatgcaggggatacgggttcatgccccggtccgggaggatcccacatgccgcggagcggctgggcccgtgagccatggccgctgggcctgtgcgtccggagcctgtgctccgcaacgggagaggccacaacagtgagaggcccgtgtaccgcaaaaaaaaaaaaaccacatgggGACATCATCAAGGAGCAGTTCAAGGCTACGACTAGGTGGCAAGCTGCTTATTCACTGGGGCAGAGGTAAGGGTATGGGAGGTGGGAGAGTAGCCTCAGTGGGGTTAGATGGGGGCTTCAAAAGCATGGAATCCAAAAGACATGCTTAGGCATGATACTGGCAACTGCCAAAATCATAAGAGTTGATGTGATGGGCAGAACACAGTGATGGGAAATCTAGGTGATGGTGCAAGAGAGTTGACCAGATGTGATAATGCAGCAGGTGCGGGAGAAATCATTCCAGCCTTCTCCTCAGGAAAGGATGCAGACACTAGAGCCAGCACACTTCTAGGGCCTTGACGTCACCTGGGGTGCAGTATAGGGCCCTAGTCCAAATAAGAACCAGGGCACAGAGCTGATAGAATATGGAGAGGAGAGATAATGAAAGGAAAATCCCGATCTAATGGCTAACACAGGAGGAGTGTCAGAGCTTGCCAACCCAAGGAATGCCAAGGCCTGAGGGTTGGCCCTCATATAGCAGACCTTGGGCTGAGCTATGTTGATGGTAAAAGGGAAACAGAGGACATGTGGAAGGCCAACAACTGTGGGTGACTGTTGCATCACTGTGATCAATTCTAGGCCTACACCAGGTTACAGATTCAAAGCTGTTGATCCTGAGTTTTTAGGATTAGTTCAGAAACTAGCAAATCCCTATGAGAGTAGctgaggaaggagaggtgggagACAAAATAAGGGTTGACCCTAGGAACTGATGCAATAATACAGGTAGTAAGAGTCAATAATttaactttttgatattttaaccTAGTGATCTATGTTTTAAAGAAGTATACATGCTTGAGGGGCAAAGGAAGCAGAGAAGTTGGAAAAACTTGAAAGGTATTTACATTCAACTTCAGTAAAATTTTGAATAACTATCATGTTCAGAGATTGTATTCTTCTGATTCATTTAGATTTCTGATTACTTAAGCTATGTAGAAATTTTTTGGAACATAaactcttctatttatttttcttaggttAGCTTAACTTTCCTGACTTATGGTAGTATAATGAACACAATTTAATATTACTTCAATAATTGGAGATTTCATAGAACTCACAGTCATTACTCTTTCCTgagaaaactgaaagtatttttaGACAATTCTTTATTAGCTCCAGGACTACATTTTTGTAAATGAGGCACcaatttgagcttattttttcatcatttgcCTGTAGGAATTCAGTATGTTTTACTAAATATGTTGAGGGTCCCATTTAATTCTGAGGGACTGTTATTCCATGGTTTCCTTACAAGTCTAGGGTATGCACCTAAACACAAAAAAGGGTTAATTGAGGATTTTGCTTGTTTGAATACATGTGAGCTATCAAACTTTGAATAAATAACGTTTTAgagtatttcttaaaatttccacATTATACTATCCAAATTCTGTTACCAAATAGAGGAACACAGGAAACAGTCTCCTAAGCGAGTCTATTAATAGAGGGAGATTTCTGTTTCAAgcgaaggaaaggaggaaatctAGGCTTTATTTCATGTACACACCATGTGACCAAAACTGTTCTAGCTGTTTCACACATGTTCATCTTGAATCACAACAATTGTGTGAGATATTTTGTCTCCATTATGGAGATGAGGAATCAGAGATTCAAAGACATATACTAACTGGGTGGTAACATAGCTGGTAAGCAGTACACCCAGGAATGGAAATTCAGGTCTATCTAATTCTAaagctaatttttattttcactgccCCATGCTCCAGAAATATGTCTGTATACATAAACTGTTATAAAAGAAATGTCAAaatccatttttttcagatattgaaGCTATGAAgtctatatcaatatatatttctgagccaataaaacaaaattatcccTACAGATCACTCCCCCCCCAAAATACCTTTTTCTATGTAATAATTCAATATTGCTCAAAGTAAAAATCACCTGAGAAGTCTCCCTGGTCTAGAAATAACCCTACAAAAGGGATGTCATGTAAGTTTCATCTTCTATGTCAGGTCTTATCAATTGGCAGGGCTGCCTGGATCCCTGCATGGAGAAGAAATCTGAAGTTATGTCTAGAGTCAGCAGGAAGGAGCCTTGGGATCCATTAGAGATGAAGGCCATGGTCATGGGAGAGGAAAATGGCAACTCATGTACCATGTATTGCTTAGAACTGCCACAAGTATTAATAAAGTAGTATGTAATTTGGGAGGCTACTGCTCAAAATTGCCTTCCACAGTCAAAATTCTCTCTATTAATTTCACTTTGAGGACTTAGTATTTCCTAAGCTTGAATCATCATAAGAATCGTCTAGAttaattgtttgaaaatattgttttccagGTCTCCCTGGAGATTCAGGAGGTTAAAAGTGGGAAGTCAGGAATTTTATCATCTGGCAAGTCTGGGAATACTTGAGTTGCTTTTGCATTCAGAAAGCCCCTGTGAAAGACAAACATTGCATTATTAAGCAGTAATAATTTAAGACATAATCTTCCCAGTAAAGATTTGAGTACTTACAGGCCAGGGGCAAACAATAGGTCAATTTGATGGTGACTGGTGATCAGAGAAATTCAGAGCAGGTGATAACTTACCTACTTTATCTGGCTCTGCCCAACTTACTGACCTAATCTCATTCTGCTTTCCCTCTTGCCCACGCTACTCCAGCCAGACTGGTCTTCTTTCTGTTGCTCTAATACGTGCAGGCTCCCACCTCAAAGTCTTTGCCCTTGCTGGTCCCCTGCATGGTATGTCATTCCTGGAGACCTTCACAGGGCCGGTGTCCTTTTAATCCTCTCTTAAGTGGTAGGGCTGTTAACTGAACAAGCCAAATGGCaagcaaagagaaggaagaaaagcacagtttttgtttgtttgtttgttttgcagtacgcgggcctctcaccgttgtggcctctcccattgcagagcacagactccggacacgcaggcccggcggccatggctcacgggcccagccgctccgcggcatgtgggatcttcccggaccgcggcacaaacccgtgtcccctgcatcggcaggcggacccccaaccactgcgccaccagggaagccccaaaagcacAGTTTTAAATCTGTGAAGCAGATTCATTGCCTAGCTGACAACCAAACTctttaattttgtaaaacagaGGATCCTAGCTCTTTCTTTGCTCTAAGCAATGAGTTATGCCAGTCATTGCATAGCATCTGCAGTGAAATCAGGGTAAAGAAAGTAATGGTTTacctagaaaagaaggaaacaatgacAAGTATAAAAACAGAGAATAGAGTCACTGGttgcaaaataattaaatttgggtaaaatgtattatttaaaactgATCACTGCCTTATCTTTTCTGATTCTTGCAGGGTGCTCATAAGTCTAATCATCTGACTGTATCTTTGAAATAGGATTAGGATTTGGGAAGCATCTTACTAAACACTAACTGAAGCCACTCTGAAGAAAACATCATTAATCATGTCATCTGATAAGAGATACTGTCAGTGTTACGTTTAGAAATTACACTCAGAATGAATTCCAGTAAACAACCCATGTGTGCATTAGGGATTAGGAAAATGAGGGCTTCTTTGTTTactataaatctaaaaaaatattacGTTGGCTTAATTTCTCAAAATGGAGCCCACCTGGACTCATTTGGTCTCCCAGTTGCATAGGCGTTCTAGTCCAGTTCAGTTTGCACAATGCTGAGACATTCTTTTCAGAAAGTACTATTTTCACTGCAAAAGTCATCTACAGAAAACATATCGAAAAAGCTACAATAGTTAcctattgctttttaaataaataaaaacctttatGTTGGTATTTAAGACACTTAGACATTTTTAGGTTTACCCACCATTAAGTAAGatttatatcaatttttaaaaatcaactgaagCATAATATCTGACTGCTTAGTATTAAACATTATAGGAAGCATCATAAAGGTACaaagaatatatgaaatattcCCAATCCTTAATGACTACCCAAATTAATCTCACAAGAGAAGGCAATGTTGTAGAGAATGCTGCACACAATAGGAATTTATGGGAGAGAGAAAGCGATCAGATATTGAGATGTTTGTAAAAGAAATAGGCCTTGAAGAAAGGTAAGATTTAGTCAAGTGGAGGATAATAGTGAGGCTACTGGAGGTTAGTTGAATTGTATAGAGGAATTACGGCAGAGATTTGCAGGTATTTTCTGGGGCAATGAATAGATCAATAAGAATGAAGTGGAAAGTTTATATTGGGAGTAGTGGACCAGATTTTGATGGCTATACATGAAAACAAAGGGTGGATTTTTctgtaaataatgaaaaaaaatagaaacttttgATTATGGGATTAAAGTTATGAAAGTAATATTTTAGGAATAAGTCTGGCAGAAGTACAGAGGGAATCTGAAGGATGATATTAGGGTAAGCAAGTGCTTACCTTAGACATTAGTGTATGAAGAGGCCTCAACCCTTCTGATTTGCCCACAGCAGCTGAAACGAGCTGTATCAGCGGGATGGCGGGGAAGAAGTCTGACAAGAGCCAAGAGTTGGGAGGAAAGTACCTGTACTATAGTGTTATAAAAAGTcaagtgaaggggcttccctggtggcacagtggttgagagtccgcctgccgatgcaggggacacgggttcctgccctggtccaggagggttCCACGTGccacggggtggctgggcccgtgggccatggccgctgagcctgcgcgtcaggagcctgtgctccacagcgggagaggccacaacagtgagagacccgtgtaccgcaaaaaacaaaaaaaaccaaaaaaacaaaaacaagtcaaGTGAAGAAGGCACCTTGATAAGAAAATAGTTATAAATTTTGTAATGGTTTTTAGAAAGATCAAGGAGAATGAGGGAggtcaataaaaacaaataaatatttacttagtcTGAAGGGAAACCATCAGAAGACCAGAAAAGTAAACAATTCCCAGTTAATATAAAGTATATGGAAACCAATTGCCAGCTCTTTCCCAATAGAACTGAAGAGCTGGACGTTCATAGAGATAAAATAAGCCCCCAAAAGGAAGTTGTGTAGCAAATTTCTAGAAAAACTCTCAAAGGGTTATTGGGTATTGAGAAAGGGAAGGGTCTATGAGcaatttattgaattaaattaaaacattaaagagCAGTGGAATGGTTGTGACTGTCTCCAACTTTTAGACCAGTAGACTTCAGAATTTTGCCACAAGAGACAATTTGTGAGTTTGGTTCTTAAAAGTGAGAGGGGATAACTTCATGTGGGCTTTTAGGCTTGAAAAGTGCAGTATCCAAAGTAAGTTATGGTCACCCCAATAGCTAGGAAATCTTTGCAGCCAGAAGTCAAAATATCCATCACAAAGGAAAGGCCCCCTGCTATACTTCTTTCTCTCCACTACTGTGTGTCCTCAATAAAACAGCTAATGCTGGGAAGTagaattaaaagttaaatataattaaaatctaCAAAGAGAATCGAGATATTGTattccataaaatgaaaaataatgtcaATGAtatcaaccataaaaaaagagaggaagctgTCAAAAACAAAAGGagtatgtgaaaattaaaagtaGGGTTGCTTGATATTGAAAGGAAATTCAATAGATGggatgaataataaaattaattactaaTAGAATTAACTGAAGACTGAATTAACTGGAGGATCAAATTAAAGAATTAACCACCAACCCAGtgacaaagaataaaatgatgaaaaatatgaggaAGTTATAAGATAGGGAAGATatatccagaaaataaaatacccatCTAATAGGGGATccaaaaaaacataaacagagaagggaaaagatgcAGTGTAGTAGGTTGAATAATAGCTCCCAATGACAGCactcatttattttctcctgtcTCTGTACCCTTTGATTTTGTGCCTGTCATGGGGTCCCCACAACGAGATAAGAGGGTACCTTACCAATCCTTCCTGGATAACTATTTCCATTCCTGCCTTCTGCTGAGATGGTAGATTGGATCTGTGAGTTACATCATCCTCTTCACATCCTTCTGAGCTTTGCCTAGAATCTCCTTtcatgtctctatttctaccaACAGTCTCTTCAAAGTCATCTAGGCTTTTATTATCATGCACCTCAAAATTCTTCCAAGCCTTTCAGGAACCTAGCCAAAAATCATAGGCAGTGCTAAGTCCAAAGACAGTCCCTTTCTAGCATAAAATGATGACTTAACAtcataatttaaatgtattttatagtgTAGCAGACACACCACGTCATAAATTTGAAGAATGTTATTTTGAAAGTCATTTTATCATGTTTAAAGGGAAAGGCCATAGATCCAGTGTCTTACCAAGGTTAGAATTTTCTGCCTCGCTCAGTAAGCATTCCATAGATTACTACGTTATATTCTCTAAATTCATGGATGCTGAGCTGCACCGTGTTACTGTTACCCACAGAAATCAATTTTCTCATAAAGTAACTAATGATCGCACCCCAAGCTGCACTGCAAAATCCTCCATTTAGATAGAAGAACACCTGCAGCAaatccagaatgtcatagagaaTGATGCCGTCTTCACCTTGAAGTTTGTATAGACCATCCAAACACAAGTTTGAAATCTAtcttctgtttaactttttaaaaataaagagtacaTTAAAATAAACGTCTTCCAAGCCTATTCCCAATACTTaattccaaagccacttccacatttttaggtacttgttacagcagcactcCATTTCCTGGTAtaaacactgtattagtttcctacagCTCCAgtaacaaatgatcacaaacgggatggcttaaaatgacagaaaCTTATTCTGTCATAGTTCTGTAGGACAAaagcctgaaatcaaggtgtcagtagacTTGGCCCTTTCTGGAggttctgagggagaatctgtcccaTGCCTCTCCCTTAGCCCCTGGTGGCTGCTGTAATCCTTGACaatccttggcttgcagatgcctCACTCCAatatctgcctccatcttcatgtcactttctcctctgtgtctctctctcaaatctccctctgcttttcaCTTATAGGGACACCTGTCATTGTTTTTAAggcccaccctaaatccaggatgatctcatctggAAAACCTAAACCTAATTAAACCTACAAAGACCCTTTATCTCAATAAGGACACCTTATCCAAATAAGGTTCAGGTGGCTATGACATGGATATGTCTTTCGTGAGGCAGGCCTCTATTCAACTCACTCCAGTCTGCTCTCTAGCCCCTGCCAAACTCACATCTGTCCCACATCCATACAAAACACATTTACCTCATCCCAACATTCCACCAAAGTCTCAATCCATTACAACATCAACCCTAAGTTCAAAATCTCATCAAAAGTCCTAAATCTCATTATTAAATTATCTGAATCAGAGACAAGCGAAACTCTGAGTATAAACCATCCTGGAGCAAAACTTTTCTCCATATGGGGACTGGTGAAGCAGTTATCTGCTTCTAAAATACAATGGTGGGACGGGCATGGGATATACACTCTCATTCCCAAACGGAGAAATTTAAAGGAACAAAGGGGTTGCACAACCCAAGAAAGTATGAAATCCAGCAGGGCAAATTTCTTTAGGTTTTAAGGACTGGGAGTAATTATCTGTGGCTTGATGCTCCACTTGCTGGGTCCACAGCTCCAGCCTCTGGGCCTGCGACAGTGGCTCCATCAGCCTCTGGGTTCACAGCAGAGGCTCAGTCAGCCTCTAGCCCTCTCTCAATGAAACTTCTGACCTCTGTACCACTCTTGTCATCTCTGCCCTTAGagtcattctttatttttcacaaagGGTAGCACAAGTCTGCAACTGAGTAGCTCTATCAGCCTATTTCCTGCCTGTAGAATCCTAGAAGTCATGCCTCAATCTCatcttatataaatttttataaattctctATTACAAGAGTACAGAAGTTATTCCACATTTTCTtccagtgttttacagttttgttcCTTATAACCATtccttctggaatttatttttgtgcatcatttaaagacaaaaacaaaaaacaaaaaaaaaatgctgccccAATTAGTAGTCAGTTATCTGGCATCATTGACTGATCAGTGCATTATTTATCCAATGACATGATATGCCagttttatcatatatatgagCTGGTATGTAATACTATTGAGTGTTTAAAACAGTTTTTGGTCAATAAGCATAAGCACACTATCGCTTTCAGCTATGGAAACTGCTACTTTGCTAACCATGAGGTGAATATATTCTGCAGTATGTGGTATTTACTATGGTATGGCCTCTTTCATCTATTTTGTATTCTGAGAACAGTTTGTCCAAAATGACTGCTTGTATGTGTAAAAGTAACATTGGATATGCTTCAGATAAACAAGGTTATAATGTTATAATGGTGCTTACGGTGGAAGTTTTAAGAAGGCTGGAAGCGCTTTCCAGGATATAGTCAAGAAAGCAGAAAGTTAAGATCATCAAGGAGCTAGATATTGATAAATGACAACTGACATTAAGAAGCCCATTATAAGCATCACTCTTTGATGAACATGTATATGAAgatacttaggaaaaaaattattttaaattaaaaatattttaaactattttattacagattttaaaataatttgctttaCATTGTGGTTcaatttttatgtgaattttatcttaataattgtgataatattcataataatttCACGAAAAATTTTAtcagtttcacttctttctttgctCACCATTATCTCTTTCATTCCATGTGTTCCTCCTAGTTGTACATACTTGTTGTTTTCAGTATCCTCAAGTGATACTTTCAGGAAGCATTCATGGTGGTAAAATTTCTGAgtcttttaatatataaaaatgcctTAATTTTGTCCTCAAACTTAAATAATAGTTTGGCTAAGCACACAAATTTAAGTTAAAAGGAATATTCCTTTAGAACTGCAAAAATATTGTTCCATTTTGCTTATTACCTGAGAGATCAAATGAGAATTCTGACAGCAACTGAATATTATTTCTTTAGAACTATCTTACATTTTACCTTTCAGAAACTTTTAGGGCCTGTCTGAATTTTCTTGGGAATCAGAAATTTCAGGATATATCTTAATGTGGACTTTTTCTCACATACATGCAGACTTTTTATTGGTTTTCCCTACAAGAGACAATAacgtaagttttaaaatataaatctgaagTCATCTGAGAGGCAAGgaagaaagattaaaattaaatgctTAATCAAAAGGTACTACAACACCACCTAAAATCTACTACCATGGCAGTAGCAGGCTAAGATTTAGCTACAGCAAAAACATCTGATGAAAATTTTAGAGACTATATAGCAGGAAGTGGATTTGCTTTCCAGAAGACTGGTACACTGATAATTTGGATCCAACAGGATGTTTGACCAGGAAAATGTCAAGATGATTAGAAGTAAAACTAAATCAAAAAGAACAGGTACACTGGAGAATCCAAAACATGTACTCTCCAAACAGATGGTGACAGATTTATCTTCTTCCTCTCGTGAAGCATTTGCTGCACTTTGCAGCCTTTTCTCATAATCCTACCCAATGGCTGTTCAAGCTGAAAGCTGCTGCTCTCGCCTTGCAGATGGCTCAGCAACCACGTGAACTAGGTTTGGGTTGCACAGGACTCTTGATTAATTTAGCACGGATCTTGGAGAACTTGTGACAAacggggaagaggggaggagaatACAGGGAATAAGAGGGGGTTGGTGGGATTGAGATGTGGTGGTGGTGGATTGGGTTGGTTGCATTTTTAGTTGTTCTGAACAAAGTGAACCCTGAAGCATTCACATGTAAAGTAGTCTAAGTTTCCCCAATTAATTTCATACAACTCCACACAACACCTTCAAAGTCTGAAGTCAGCAGCTGAACTGTAGTTACAGCTGCAAGGCTCACAAAATCATCAAAGAAACCAGAATGAGACAACCCAGATAGGATATTCTAGCAATTATTCTTAATCTGTCTTTCTCCAATCTAAAATAAGCATCTAATATACATGATGTGGGATGTAGAAAGCCATGCTGGAACAAACAGGGTCTTCTGCCGAACTTTTCATCAAACACAAAGGGAAACCAACGGTCagggtatatttttattttatcttattttatttaaaatacaacaaCCCCAACGTTATTCTGTCACAATGGGACATGGCTGAACAGGTAGACGACAGATTCCCCATTGTGAGTTCTTCTGATGGCTTCGGCAAGGATCATGGAGATGTCGATCACCTGTATTTTGGAGCAATGCTTCACCTTATCCTCATAAGGTATGGTATTGGTGACTACTACTGCTTCAAAGCCTGCACTGTTGATGTGAGTAATGGCCGGGCCAGAAAAGATTCCGTGAGTCAAGATCGCATAAACTCTGGTGGCTCCAGCTGAGAAAAGTTTGTCAGCTGCACAGCAGGTTGTATCACGAGGGTCAGCCATGTCATCCACAAGGATAGCCACACAATCCTTCACATATCCCACTAGTACCTTTCGGTCCACTTCATTGGCCTTCTTCGGTTCTTTGTGAATCAAGGCAAAGTCCACATTCAGTCTTTCTGCAACGGCGGTCACTCCCTTAGCTCCACCAGCATCTGGAGAGACAATCATGCCGTTCCTCCACTCAGAGATATTTTCCTTTATCCACTTCAGGACAGCTGGATCTGCATACAAATTGTCTACTGGGATATCAAAAAAGCCCTGAATTTGAGAAGCGTTGGCCCATCGTGATGATACGATCTGTACCTGCTATAGACAGCGTATTTACAAGTTTGGCGGAGATTGCGGCTCGGCTCTTATCCTCCTTATCCTGCGGGCACAGGGGAAGCACGGGATGACTGCAGTAACTCGGCTGGCTGGAGCAATCTTGCAGGCATTAATCATGATGAAAAGCTCCATTCGACTGTCGTTGATTTCGCCACAACGACTCTGCAATATGTGGACATCCCCTCACACTCTCGCCTATTTCCACGCAGGTCTCCTGGTTGCTAAATTTCTTAGTCACCACCTTGCC
The genomic region above belongs to Lagenorhynchus albirostris chromosome 8, mLagAlb1.1, whole genome shotgun sequence and contains:
- the PRPS1L1 gene encoding LOW QUALITY PROTEIN: ribose-phosphate pyrophosphokinase 3 (The sequence of the model RefSeq protein was modified relative to this genomic sequence to represent the inferred CDS: inserted 5 bases in 3 codons), whose protein sequence is MPIKIFSGSSRQDLSQKTADRLGQELGKVVTKKFSNQETCVEIGESVRXDVHILQSRCGEINDSRMELFIMINACKIAPASRVTAVIPCFPCAXQDKEDKSRAAISAKLVNTLSIAGTDRIITMXANASQIQGFFDIPVDNLYADPAVLKWIKENISEWRNGMIVSPDAGGAKGVTAVAERLNVDFALIHKEPKKANEVDRKVLVGYVKDCVAILVDDMADPRDTTCCAADKLFSAGATRVYAILTHGIFSGPAITHINSAGFEAVVVTNTIPYEDKVKHCSKIQVIDISMILAEAIRRTHNGESVVYLFSHVPL